In the Pantanalinema sp. genome, one interval contains:
- the recN gene encoding DNA repair protein RecN — translation MLQSLRIENFILIEALDLQFHEGICVLTGETGAGKSIIIDAVSAILGGKAGPDTIRAGASRARLEATFKLDPVAAPIATWLEAEGIEPALAGELHISRDITPKGSRCRIEGVPIPQSALRELAESLVDILGQHEHTLLTHAREHLTLLDRFGGPDLEALRAEVGATHHKLQATAREITELTAAAVERERQRDFWQYQLAEIEEADLRSETEEEELKAERAILANAEDLRHDLVGIHQALTAGEEAPSLVDGLGDVIGRLRSAASVDPDLRGTVDSLEDALSALQEASRDVRRRFERLEADPERLREVEQRLDTLRDLLRKYGPTLSELWSYRDRIQQDLELADTAGERIARLHRDRDVLEASLEKLAKALSEARVAAAARMEAGMTKELADLGMKEARFSVAFRALASVGPEGAETVEYLLAPNPGEPLRALAKTASGGELARLMLALKTVLVRGAATPTLIFDEVDTGISGRAAQVVAQKIASLGHRYQILLITHMPAIAAIADCHWHLEKRTEEGRTRLHVSPLDAEGRVAELAHLASGDASSGAATDHARELLSKAHAFKGQEVVR, via the coding sequence CTGCGTGCTGACGGGCGAGACGGGCGCCGGTAAGTCCATCATCATCGACGCGGTGAGCGCCATTCTCGGCGGCAAGGCCGGGCCGGACACGATCCGGGCCGGAGCCAGCCGCGCGCGCCTCGAGGCGACCTTCAAGCTGGACCCGGTGGCGGCCCCCATCGCGACCTGGCTCGAGGCGGAGGGGATCGAGCCGGCCCTGGCCGGGGAGCTGCACATCTCGCGAGACATCACCCCCAAGGGCAGCCGGTGCCGCATCGAGGGGGTGCCCATCCCGCAGTCGGCCCTGCGCGAGCTCGCCGAGTCGCTGGTGGACATCCTGGGCCAGCACGAGCACACGCTGCTGACCCATGCTCGTGAGCACCTGACGCTCCTGGACCGCTTCGGCGGGCCGGATCTCGAGGCGCTGCGGGCTGAGGTGGGCGCGACCCACCACAAGCTGCAGGCCACCGCCCGCGAGATCACCGAGCTCACAGCGGCCGCCGTCGAGCGCGAGCGCCAGCGCGACTTCTGGCAGTACCAGCTCGCCGAGATCGAGGAGGCCGACCTGCGCTCCGAGACCGAGGAAGAGGAACTCAAGGCCGAGCGAGCGATCCTGGCCAACGCCGAGGACCTGCGCCACGACCTGGTCGGGATCCATCAGGCTCTCACCGCCGGAGAGGAGGCGCCCAGCCTGGTGGACGGCCTGGGCGACGTGATCGGCCGCCTGCGCTCGGCCGCCTCGGTGGACCCTGACCTTCGCGGGACGGTGGACTCCCTGGAGGACGCCCTTTCGGCGTTGCAGGAGGCAAGCCGCGATGTGCGCCGGCGCTTCGAGCGCCTGGAGGCGGACCCCGAGCGCCTGCGCGAGGTGGAGCAGCGCCTCGACACCCTGCGCGACCTGCTGCGCAAGTACGGGCCGACCCTCTCGGAGCTGTGGAGCTACCGCGATCGCATCCAGCAGGACCTGGAGCTCGCGGACACCGCAGGAGAGCGGATCGCCCGCCTCCACCGCGACCGCGACGTGCTGGAGGCGAGCCTCGAAAAGCTCGCCAAGGCCCTCTCCGAGGCCCGCGTCGCCGCCGCGGCCCGAATGGAGGCAGGCATGACCAAGGAGCTCGCCGACCTCGGGATGAAGGAGGCGCGCTTCAGCGTCGCCTTCCGCGCCCTGGCCTCCGTCGGGCCCGAGGGGGCCGAGACGGTGGAGTACCTGCTCGCGCCCAATCCCGGCGAGCCCCTCAGAGCGCTGGCCAAGACCGCCTCGGGCGGCGAGCTCGCGCGCCTGATGCTCGCCCTGAAGACGGTCCTGGTGCGCGGGGCCGCGACCCCCACCCTCATCTTCGACGAGGTGGACACCGGCATCTCCGGGCGTGCCGCCCAGGTGGTCGCCCAGAAGATCGCAAGCCTCGGGCACCGCTACCAGATCCTGCTCATCACGCACATGCCGGCCATCGCGGCCATCGCCGACTGCCATTGGCACCTGGAGAAGCGCACGGAAGAAGGGCGCACCCGCCTGCACGTCTCGCCGCTGGACGCCGAGGGCCGCGTCGCCGAGCTCGCGCACCTCGCCTCGGGCGACGCGAGCTCCGGGGCTGCCACCGACCATGCCCGCGAGCTGCTCTCGAAGGCCCACGCCTTCAAGGGGCAGGAGGTGGTCCGTTGA